The Podospora bellae-mahoneyi strain CBS 112042 chromosome 7, whole genome shotgun sequence genomic sequence CGTCTCTTTCTGGTAGCAATGAGCTTGGCATCACCAAGCACGCCAAACACGGTGGGTGCGCCGTCAAGGTCAACACTGCTCCATATGTTAACCCTACCAAAGAATCACAATCCTCGCTTCTCAAAAGATTTGTCAGAAGCAATCGATGGACGCCACCATGGTGTCGCCAACAACAAGGGCGGGAATTTAGATACAATTCTGGTATTGTCTTGCTATCCGCCTTCGCCAGCGCCGTGGCAGCCGCCAACTTGTACTACACCTATCCTGTCCTCAACAAAGCCGCCGACGATTTTGGTGTCAGCTATGAAAAGGCCGCTCTCATTCCCCAGCTGTTGCAGGGCGGGTACGGCCTCGGCATCCTATTCCTCTGCCCCCTTGGGGACGTGTTTCGACTCCggcccctcatcatcaccctgaCCCTTGCAACCACTTGCACTTGGCTCGGGCTGTGTTTAAGCTCCAACTTTGagctcttcaccaccctgaGCTTCCTGACTGGCTTTGTGACGGTGAGCCCTCAAATTCTACTCCCACTCATTGGCACACTCGCGCCACCGGCACAACGAGCCACGGCTGTCTCCCTCGTCTTGGCcggcatgatgatgggccTGGCAGTCCCTCGTGTCGTCGCTGGCATCGTCACGCAATATACACCCTGGCGTAACATCTACTGGGTTGCTCTCGGCCTCCAGTGCATCCTTGTTGCCCTCATGTGGCTTTTCTTCCCCGACTATCCACGACCagaccccaacaacacccagACCTTCTCCCGCAAATACATGAATATTCTGGGGAGCATCATCCGCATGATGGTCACACAACCGATTCTGGCCTACGGCTGTCTTGTGACCTTCCTGGTCAACGCTGTTCAGGCATCATTCTGGACAACTCTGACAGCCCACCTTGCCGGCCCACCCTTCCACTTTGGACCCCTCCACATTGGCCTCTTTTCCATGATCGGCAtcggcaccaccatcctgaTCCCTGTATACGCTCATTTCGTGATTGAACGGTTTGCGCCTTGGTTTTCGACCATCAACGGACTGTTGCTGACCATCGTGACGGTTGCCTTGGACTGCTACACCGAGAATGTGCTGAAGATCGGGGGGCCTATACTGCAGGCATTGGGCGTCGACTTTGGGGTACAGTTGGGAAGTGTGGCTTATAGAGCGGCTGTGTACAAGGCGCTGCCGGCCAATCGGGCCAACGTTATTTTTACCGCCTGCGCATTCATCGGACAGCTGGTTGGTACCAGCATCGGGAACACTGTATATGCCAGGAGCGGTTGGTCAAATGTTGGAATTTTCCACATTGCGTTTGCtttggtgacgatggtggtTATATTTTTGAGGGGgccaaaggaaaaggggtggtttggatGGACAGGGGGAGCTGGGCTACGGTTGGAAAATGGTGATTCGAaacaaaaggaggagggctccGAGTCGGATGACAATTCGGGAAAAGTCTGATGTTGTTTTGATTGTATGATGGTTTAGATAAAAGTTTTTGGGTGTctttggggtttttggcgGGTTTATAATGATAATGAAGAAGACGGTGAAAAGTAGTGGGTTAGGGTGAAAAACGTCCAGGATCTCCATGTTCACGAAGGCGCAGGAAGTGATTGGTTACAATTTGATGAGCTCCAGGGTGCCTATGAAGACGGTGTAGTTTCTGGGGGTGGAATTAGGCACCTTGGGCGGATCATCAAAGAAGTGTTATCAGACTTGATCTGGCAAGCCAGGCCCAATGTGGAGGCAAGGAGTCAAGTGGTCAATGCAGCCATGGTTGGAGGGTTGCAAGACGAGGAGTAAAGGCGAGCAAATTAGGGTAACAGTGTAGTTATAGCCACGGCCAATCTACACTATACTGCACTTGTGGGCTCTCTCATGATCATTGTCCAACTTTGTGCATGTTAGTGTACCTGGGTAGGTAAGATAAGGTACGTATCCATCATACtagcagcagccaacaacaTGAAACCAAGACACGATGCTACACCAAACCTCCAGGGTCACCCAAAACACCCTACTGTATACTCAGATGAGcaatatcttttttttcagCACCTTCAGGTGACATGGTGGTGTGCTAAAGATCCTTCCGTCCTGTCACCAACTGCACTGCTAGTAGCCATGGATAACCTTGGAGTGTTGGGTGAATGCAACCTTCAACCATATAGGGAAAGGGCCAAAGGAGAAAGAGCCAAAATGGGAAGGGACGACGGTGGGTCAGGTCAGACAATGGAAAGAGCAACCCTGGGTACGAgaaaggatgagaaggagcaagagatattgaggaaggagcaagagaaGGTATATTCCATGACACCGCCTCTCATCGCTCTCTCCTCGCAACGTAACAGGGCCAGTCCTCTGGAACAACGGTAAAGTAGGCTTTCCACCTCCACTCCTTGGCTTTGTCAACCTGCACAAAGTCATAATCCCTGACCAAAGTCGCACATATCTTGCTGAGCTCAATCTTTGCAAGATTCTGACCAGGACACGAGGCGTACCCAAAACCCCAAGGCACAAAGTATttctccaacctcgccgcGTCAGGAGTGAGCCATCTGTCAGGGTTAAACATCCTGgcatcctccccccagatCTCCTTACTGTGGTGAATCACCCACACGTTCACGGACACGGTGGTGCCGCCAGGAATGCTTCTGTCTCCAATCACCAAGGGGGTTCCTCTCGGCACTACTCTCGGCAACCCCATCGACGCAGGACCAAACACTCTCAACGCCTCTTTGATACACGCTTGCAAGAACGGCAAACGCTGGGCGTCCGCAAATGACACTGATCTACCACCGACAGTCCCAACCTTGGCAGCATCAATCTCCCTCCTGCATCTTGCCCACGCAGTGGGGTGTCGAATCATGTAGTACACAAACGCCTGCAGCCCCGTCGCCACCGTCTCATTCCCCGCAGCCGCAGCGTTGAACGCTGCCGAGTGTATCTCATGCATCTccatcttgcccttgctcttctccagCATGTGGAGCCAGTGCGCCAAGGCATCAAACTTCTCCACGTTGGGATTCTCCTGCCGCTCTTTGATCGCCGTCATGGCCGTGTCGATAAGGTGCCCCCACGGTGTCACTCCCAGCCAGGTGATGAATCTGTTGCTGAGAAACAGCACATGAAACCAGCGGAAGAACCCGGCGATGGAGACATAGGCCGCTTGAGGGTGtgtgttggcgatggtgttgttgatgtcttTGCCCTCTCTCAGAAAGCCGAACTGCTTGGAAAAGATGACCTCGCCGATGACGTCCGAGGTGGCAAAGGTGAAGAATTTGTCGAGATCGATGGGCTTCTTGGAAGAGCTGAACTTGTCGAGCCAGTCAAAGAGGAGCTCGAGGGTGTTGCCGATGGCTTCTTCGGAGCGGAGAAGGTTGGGAAGGGTGTATGCTGGGGCGAGATGGCGAGACAGTTCGTTTTTGACGGCAGGATCAGTAGCTGACATGGGGTTTTGGAAACGCCCATCGGGGAAGGCAATCACTTTGTACCAAGGGGCTTTGTgtagagaaggagaagcgaGGACTTTCTTGATCGCGTCAGGATGGCTGATGCTGACTTCATTCGGAGCGATACGGACAAAGTGGCCTTCAGATATCTATCAGCTGTTTGCTTTTTGTACAGCCAGTAGTGCGGAACACCCACCATGCTTGTCATGCAGCCTGATGAGCTCTAAGTTTTGGTCGCCCTTGAGAATGTGAAGGACGTGCCATATTCTGGTGAAGCTGGCCGTGAATGGGCCGGGAATATCGCTGATTGGAGAGCAGTATCGCCGCCAGAAGAGCAATGTGAGGAGCAGAGTACCAACCAGACCGGCCAACTGAGAGAGGCTCAGGCCCAAAAGGGCGAATAACCCTGTCATGT encodes the following:
- a CDS encoding hypothetical protein (EggNog:ENOG503NXIJ; COG:S), which codes for MPSSLSGSNELGITKHAKHGGCAVKVNTAPYVNPTKESQSSLLKRFVRSNRWTPPWCRQQQGREFRYNSGIVLLSAFASAVAAANLYYTYPVLNKAADDFGVSYEKAALIPQLLQGGYGLGILFLCPLGDVFRLRPLIITLTLATTCTWLGLCLSSNFELFTTLSFLTGFVTVSPQILLPLIGTLAPPAQRATAVSLVLAGMMMGLAVPRVVAGIVTQYTPWRNIYWVALGLQCILVALMWLFFPDYPRPDPNNTQTFSRKYMNILGSIIRMMVTQPILAYGCLVTFLVNAVQASFWTTLTAHLAGPPFHFGPLHIGLFSMIGIGTTILIPVYAHFVIERFAPWFSTINGLLLTIVTVALDCYTENVLKIGGPILQALGVDFGVQLGSVAYRAAVYKALPANRANVIFTACAFIGQLVGTSIGNTVYARSGWSNVGIFHIAFALVTMVVIFLRGPKEKGWFGWTGGAGLRLENGDSKQKEEGSESDDNSGKDLHVHEGAGSDWLQFDELQGAYEDGVVSGGGIRHLGRIIKEVLSDLIWQARPNVEARSQVVNAAMVGGLQDEE
- a CDS encoding hypothetical protein (COG:Q; EggNog:ENOG503PCIN), translating into MTGLFALLGLSLSQLAGLVGTLLLTLLFWRRYCSPISDIPGPFTASFTRIWHVLHILKGDQNLELIRLHDKHGHFVRIAPNEVSISHPDAIKKVLASPSLHKAPWYKVIAFPDGRFQNPMSATDPAVKNELSRHLAPAYTLPNLLRSEEAIGNTLELLFDWLDKFSSSKKPIDLDKFFTFATSDVIGEVIFSKQFGFLREGKDINNTIANTHPQAAYVSIAGFFRWFHVLFLSNRFITWLGVTPWGHLIDTAMTAIKERQENPNVEKFDALAHWLHMLEKSKGKMEMHEIHSAAFNAAAAGNETVATGLQAFVYYMIRHPTAWARCRREIDAAKVGTVGGRSVSFADAQRLPFLQACIKEALRVFGPASMGLPRVVPRGTPLVIGDRSIPGGTTVSVNVWVIHHSKEIWGEDARMFNPDRWLTPDAARLEKYFVPWGFGYASCPGQNLAKIELSKICATLVRDYDFVQVDKAKEWRWKAYFTVVPEDWPCYVARRER